The nucleotide window TCAGGATTTGCCCCAAGTGATACTAAAAAATCCAAAGTGGACAAATTAATAAAGAACTTATCGTCAAAAGTATAAGCTGATCTCTTTAGATTCTGATAGGCCGTTTGCCCTTTCCAGCAATAGTCGACATTCCACCCTGCTTCAATCGCTTTTTTAATAAACGGCTGGCATCCTTTAACAGCTGCTGAATGAATAAGGTGATTCAGGTGTTTCGCATTTTTCAAAGAATATATGTCGAATCTATCAATCTGCAGATATGAGCACGTTTCGACCAGGTCATAAATAGTCGAAAGATCCTGAGTGCTTTGCAGAAGCTTTATCATTAGAGCCCCAGATAGCTTGTAGTCTTGATCTGGATAGCCAACAATTGGAAGCATCTCGTGCAGAACAAGTTGGGCTTTTTGCTCGTCAGAAAACTTGTTCCAATATTTCTGAGAAATTGTGATTTTCGGAGGCGAAAACGAAGGGTTGTTAATCGCACTCAGGTCTTTACCGTTTAAAGAGACAGAGGGACTTGAGACAACATCCAGGTTCCATCTTTGATTTTTTAGCTTTTGAAGTTGAACTCGTTCAGTATCAGACAGTGGTTTGGATTCTAGCTCACGGAATGTGCTATCGGCAACGCGCAAGAAATCAGCCACGAAGCCATCACCACCGTTTGTTTCAGTTCCGCTATTTAAGGCAAACGAAGTGTGAGGAAGTATGAGCCAGAAAAGTAAGGCTAAGATTTCTTTTTTCATAGTACCACCGGGTAAAGGGCTAAACTTAAATTGTAGAGCTGATCTCGTTTGGATCGCTTTTCTGAAAGGCTGTTAATTCGAAGCCGGGCATTTTTCAGAATTAACTTAATTGCTGCCAGGTCCTTCCTTGAAATGGGAATCGTTAGAGTGCTGTGATCTCTAAGTTCAAATGGAATGTCATCAATGGCATCTATTGCTTTTTTAAGGAATTCCTTCTGCAGACGTTTTCTTTTGTCGCTGGTAAAACCAATGGGAACAGTTGAAAAGGATTTGTATAGTACATCGTACTGGCCGTTTTTAATACGGACGGCCCCTAAGTCGATGAGCTGATTAATGGCCTCATTAGTTCGACTTAAGGAAACACCGAGAGCTTCAGCAAGGGCAGATGTCTGCTCCACACTTTGGAACTGTTTCAAGTTCAAGGCTTCCATCGTATGGATATGCAAAATGTCAAAGTACTTCTCAAACTCGTGGTTGAAGAAAGTATTCATCTCCATTTTTTTTGATTTTTTTGATGAAGCATTCCGGGAATTCAATTCCATAAGAATTTCATTTTGAATGACTTGGCTGGCATTTAGATTTTTTAGCAGAATAAGGGCTGTCGACGGTGTTGCATTTCTTTTGTTGTTCATAATGCGCAAGAGCGCACCGGCGTCGATGTTGAGACTTTTGGCGAAGGCCCTAAGACTGTATCTTATATTTCTGTTTTTTCGTTTTTCGAATTCGTTCGTCAGGAATTCCGCTAAATTCATGTGTTTTTTCGCGTTCAGGAAGGTGTTGGTCAATTGTCGAAGCATCTTGTCTATCTAGGAACCAAAGAGGGTGGCAAGATATTTGTATTGGCAACACGATGTGCTGGCAATGTTGCTTATTAATTACAGAGCAACAGCGTAAATAAAGAACCTCTTTTGCTCTCATAATTAGCTCTTTTTTAAAGGTGGGAGGAAAATATACCCGAGTTAGCCATCATAAAAACGCGAGGTCATGTAGGCTCAGGAGGTTGAAAGAGAGTTTCCGACGACAGTTATCGAAAACTCAGACACTGGATACAAGATGGTGGATTATGCGGCTTTGGTGTCGCCTTTGATTCAATCGACCAAAGACCTCTATGGAATTTGCAAGGCCAGTGAAATGCAAATGTCTGATTGGGCTTCAAAGATTGGGCGAAATACGCGAGGTATTGCATCTCTGAATTTTGAAAACAATCAGCT belongs to Bdellovibrio svalbardensis and includes:
- a CDS encoding TIGR02147 family protein — protein: MLRQLTNTFLNAKKHMNLAEFLTNEFEKRKNRNIRYSLRAFAKSLNIDAGALLRIMNNKRNATPSTALILLKNLNASQVIQNEILMELNSRNASSKKSKKMEMNTFFNHEFEKYFDILHIHTMEALNLKQFQSVEQTSALAEALGVSLSRTNEAINQLIDLGAVRIKNGQYDVLYKSFSTVPIGFTSDKRKRLQKEFLKKAIDAIDDIPFELRDHSTLTIPISRKDLAAIKLILKNARLRINSLSEKRSKRDQLYNLSLALYPVVL